A single window of Solanum dulcamara chromosome 5, daSolDulc1.2, whole genome shotgun sequence DNA harbors:
- the LOC129889654 gene encoding homeobox-leucine zipper protein ROC3 isoform X2: MFGDCQLFSSMGMGGNNNNTVSSETLYSSSIQNPNFNFMTMGGNNLPFNIFPPNIIPEESGLFKSKEEMDSGSGSEHIEGMSGNELEPEQQQQQPGKKKRYHRHTVRQIQEMEALFKECPHPDDKQRLKLSQDLGLKPRQVKFWFQNRRTQMKAQQDRSDNVILRAENDNLKNENYRLQAALRSIMCPTCGGPAMLGEMGYDEQQLRLENARLKEEFERICCLVSQYNGRGAMPGLGPSTPLLPPSLELDMSINNFPSKFEDQPNCGDMVPVPLLMTDQNNSQFSGGPMILEEEKSLAMELALSSMDELVKMCTSTDPLWINDSGKEVLNVEEYSRMFPWPVGVKQNGNDLRIEATRSSAVVIMNSITLVDAFLDTNKCIELFPSIISRAKTIQVVTSGVSGHASGSLQLLFMEMQGLTPLVSTRECYFLRYCQQNVEEGSWAIVDFPLDSLHNNFPPPFPYFKRRPSGCIIQDMPNGYSRVTWVEHAEVEENPVNQIFNHFVTSGMAFGAQRWLSILQRQCERLASLMARNISDLGVIPSPEARKSLMNLAQRMMKTFCMNISTCCGQSWTALSDSPEDTVRITTRKVTEPGQPNGLILSAVSTSWLPYNHFQVFDLLRDERRRAQLDVLSNGNSLHEVAHIANGSHPGNCISLLRINVASNSSQSVELMLQESCTDDSGSLVVYTTVDVDAIQLAMNGEDPSCIPLLPLGFVITPVNGQTSINNSDTNISGNEANSAQSSEKRQNLSSIQEYSGGCLLTVGLQVLTSTIPSAKLNLSSVTAINHHLCNTVQQINAALVAFYPDPEVTAPSPPPPQPESKQADENSNS, from the exons ATGACCATGGGAGGAAATAACTTGCCTTTCAACATTTTCCCTCCAAATATCATTCCT GAAGAAAGTGGATTATTCAAAAGCAAAGAAGAAATGGATAGTGGCTCAGGAAGTGAACATATTGAAGGAATGTCCGGAAATGAACTCGAACccgaacaacaacaacaacaaccggGCAAAAAGAAACGTTATCATCGGCACACTGTTCGTCAGATCCAAGAAATGGAAGC GTTATTTAAAGAATGTCCACATCCAGATGACAAGCAAAGGCTCAAACTAAGCCAAGACCTTGGCCTTAAACCACGTCAAGTCAAATTCTGGTTTCAAAACCGACGAACTCAAATGAAG GCTCAACAAGACCGATCAGATAATGTGATACTTAGAGCTGAGAATGACAATTTAAAGAATGAGAATTATCGACTGCAAGCTGCTCTACGCAGTATTATGTGCCCTACTTGTGGAGGTCCTGCCATGCTTGGAGAAATGGGATATGATGAACAACAACTTCGCCTCGAAAATGCCCGTCTCAAAGAAGAG TTTGAGCGAATATGTTGCCTTGTATCTCAATACAACGGCCGGGGGGCAATGCCAGGATTAGGACCATCAACTCCACTTCTTCCACCATCATTGGAACTGGACATGTCTATTAATAATTTCCCGAGTAAATTCGAGGACCAGCCAAACTGCGGCGATATGGTTCCTGTTCCATTACTCATGACTGATCAAAACAACTCTCAATTCTCCGGTGGTCCAATGattcttgaagaagaaaaatctcTTGCTATGGAACTTGCTCTTTCGTCAATGGATGAATTAGTTAAGATGTGCACAAGCACTGATCCACTCTGGATTAATGATTCTGGAAAAGAAGTGCTTAATGTCGAAGAATATTCTAGAATGTTCCCATGGCCTGTTGGGGTTAAGCAGAATGGCAATGACCTCAGAATTGAAGCCACTCGCAGCAGCGCTGTTGTTATTATGAATAGCATTACTCTCGTTGATGCGTTCTTGGATACA AATAAATGTATAGAGCTTTTTCCATCTATCATTTCTAGAGCCAAAACAATTCAAGTTGTAACTTCAGGAGTTTCTGGACATGCCAGTGGTTCTCTTCAATTG CTGTTTATGGAAATGCAAGGTCTGACGCCCTTAGTGTCAACACGAGAATGTTATTTCTTGCGTTATTGCCAACAGAATGTGGAGGAAGGTAGTTGGGCAATTGTTGATTTTCCACTTGATAGTCTTCACAACAATTTCCCACCACCTTTCCCTTATTTCAAGAGAAGACCTTCTGGATGCATCATTCAAGACATGCCCAATGGATACTCCAGG gtTACATGGGTTGAACATGCTGAGGTAGAGGAAAATCCAGTGAATCAGATATTCAATCACTTTGTAACTAGTGGTATGGCATTTGGTGCACAAAGATGGTTATCAATCTTGCAGAGACAATGTGAAAGGCTTGCTAGCCTTATGGCTAGAAATATATCTGACCTTGGAG TGATACCATCTCCAGAAGCGCGAAAGAGCTTGATGAATTTGGCACAAAGGATGATGAAGACATTTTGTATGAACATTAGCACTTGTTGTGGGCAATCATGGACAGCTCTTTCTGATTCTCCTGAAGATACCGTTCGAATTACTACTAGAAAAGTGACAGAACCAGGCCAACCTAATGGACTAATCCTTAGCGCGGTTTCAACTTCCTGGCTTCCATATAATCATTTCCAGGTCTTCGATCTCTTGAGAGATGAACGTCGAAGAGCTCAG TTGGATGTGCTTTCAAATGGGAACTCATTACATGAGGTGGCTCACATTGCAAATGGTTCACATCCAGGGAATTGCATCTCTCTTCTTCGAATTAAT GTGGCTAGCAATTCATCCCAAAGTGTAGAGCTAATGCTGCAAGAGAGCTGCACCGATGATTCGGGTAGCCTGGTGGTCTACACCACCGTGGACGTGGACGCAATCCAGCTAGCCATGAACGGAGAGGACCCATCGTGCATCCCTCTTCTTCCCTTAGGCTTTGTCATAACACCAGTGAATGGACAAACCAGTATTAACAACTCTGACACCAACATCTCCGGTAATGAAGCTAACTCAGCCCAATCTTCTGAGAAAAGACAGAACTTGTCGTCAATTCAAGAATATTCAGGAGGCTGCCTACTCACCGTTGGATTACAAGTCCTCACCAGCACAATCCCAAGTGCAAAGCTCAATCTTTCTAGCGTCACTGCTATTAACCATCATTTATGCAATACCGTACAACAAATCAATGCTGCACTCGTTGCTTTTTACCCCGATCCAGAGGTAACTGCtccatcaccaccaccaccacaacCAGAGTCCAAGCAAGCGGACGAAAACTCAAATTCCTAA
- the LOC129889654 gene encoding homeobox-leucine zipper protein ROC3 isoform X1, producing the protein MFGDCQLFSSMGMGGNNNNTVSSETLYSSSIQNPNFNFMTMGGNNLPFNIFPPNIIPKEESGLFKSKEEMDSGSGSEHIEGMSGNELEPEQQQQQPGKKKRYHRHTVRQIQEMEALFKECPHPDDKQRLKLSQDLGLKPRQVKFWFQNRRTQMKAQQDRSDNVILRAENDNLKNENYRLQAALRSIMCPTCGGPAMLGEMGYDEQQLRLENARLKEEFERICCLVSQYNGRGAMPGLGPSTPLLPPSLELDMSINNFPSKFEDQPNCGDMVPVPLLMTDQNNSQFSGGPMILEEEKSLAMELALSSMDELVKMCTSTDPLWINDSGKEVLNVEEYSRMFPWPVGVKQNGNDLRIEATRSSAVVIMNSITLVDAFLDTNKCIELFPSIISRAKTIQVVTSGVSGHASGSLQLLFMEMQGLTPLVSTRECYFLRYCQQNVEEGSWAIVDFPLDSLHNNFPPPFPYFKRRPSGCIIQDMPNGYSRVTWVEHAEVEENPVNQIFNHFVTSGMAFGAQRWLSILQRQCERLASLMARNISDLGVIPSPEARKSLMNLAQRMMKTFCMNISTCCGQSWTALSDSPEDTVRITTRKVTEPGQPNGLILSAVSTSWLPYNHFQVFDLLRDERRRAQLDVLSNGNSLHEVAHIANGSHPGNCISLLRINVASNSSQSVELMLQESCTDDSGSLVVYTTVDVDAIQLAMNGEDPSCIPLLPLGFVITPVNGQTSINNSDTNISGNEANSAQSSEKRQNLSSIQEYSGGCLLTVGLQVLTSTIPSAKLNLSSVTAINHHLCNTVQQINAALVAFYPDPEVTAPSPPPPQPESKQADENSNS; encoded by the exons ATGACCATGGGAGGAAATAACTTGCCTTTCAACATTTTCCCTCCAAATATCATTCCT aAGGAAGAAAGTGGATTATTCAAAAGCAAAGAAGAAATGGATAGTGGCTCAGGAAGTGAACATATTGAAGGAATGTCCGGAAATGAACTCGAACccgaacaacaacaacaacaaccggGCAAAAAGAAACGTTATCATCGGCACACTGTTCGTCAGATCCAAGAAATGGAAGC GTTATTTAAAGAATGTCCACATCCAGATGACAAGCAAAGGCTCAAACTAAGCCAAGACCTTGGCCTTAAACCACGTCAAGTCAAATTCTGGTTTCAAAACCGACGAACTCAAATGAAG GCTCAACAAGACCGATCAGATAATGTGATACTTAGAGCTGAGAATGACAATTTAAAGAATGAGAATTATCGACTGCAAGCTGCTCTACGCAGTATTATGTGCCCTACTTGTGGAGGTCCTGCCATGCTTGGAGAAATGGGATATGATGAACAACAACTTCGCCTCGAAAATGCCCGTCTCAAAGAAGAG TTTGAGCGAATATGTTGCCTTGTATCTCAATACAACGGCCGGGGGGCAATGCCAGGATTAGGACCATCAACTCCACTTCTTCCACCATCATTGGAACTGGACATGTCTATTAATAATTTCCCGAGTAAATTCGAGGACCAGCCAAACTGCGGCGATATGGTTCCTGTTCCATTACTCATGACTGATCAAAACAACTCTCAATTCTCCGGTGGTCCAATGattcttgaagaagaaaaatctcTTGCTATGGAACTTGCTCTTTCGTCAATGGATGAATTAGTTAAGATGTGCACAAGCACTGATCCACTCTGGATTAATGATTCTGGAAAAGAAGTGCTTAATGTCGAAGAATATTCTAGAATGTTCCCATGGCCTGTTGGGGTTAAGCAGAATGGCAATGACCTCAGAATTGAAGCCACTCGCAGCAGCGCTGTTGTTATTATGAATAGCATTACTCTCGTTGATGCGTTCTTGGATACA AATAAATGTATAGAGCTTTTTCCATCTATCATTTCTAGAGCCAAAACAATTCAAGTTGTAACTTCAGGAGTTTCTGGACATGCCAGTGGTTCTCTTCAATTG CTGTTTATGGAAATGCAAGGTCTGACGCCCTTAGTGTCAACACGAGAATGTTATTTCTTGCGTTATTGCCAACAGAATGTGGAGGAAGGTAGTTGGGCAATTGTTGATTTTCCACTTGATAGTCTTCACAACAATTTCCCACCACCTTTCCCTTATTTCAAGAGAAGACCTTCTGGATGCATCATTCAAGACATGCCCAATGGATACTCCAGG gtTACATGGGTTGAACATGCTGAGGTAGAGGAAAATCCAGTGAATCAGATATTCAATCACTTTGTAACTAGTGGTATGGCATTTGGTGCACAAAGATGGTTATCAATCTTGCAGAGACAATGTGAAAGGCTTGCTAGCCTTATGGCTAGAAATATATCTGACCTTGGAG TGATACCATCTCCAGAAGCGCGAAAGAGCTTGATGAATTTGGCACAAAGGATGATGAAGACATTTTGTATGAACATTAGCACTTGTTGTGGGCAATCATGGACAGCTCTTTCTGATTCTCCTGAAGATACCGTTCGAATTACTACTAGAAAAGTGACAGAACCAGGCCAACCTAATGGACTAATCCTTAGCGCGGTTTCAACTTCCTGGCTTCCATATAATCATTTCCAGGTCTTCGATCTCTTGAGAGATGAACGTCGAAGAGCTCAG TTGGATGTGCTTTCAAATGGGAACTCATTACATGAGGTGGCTCACATTGCAAATGGTTCACATCCAGGGAATTGCATCTCTCTTCTTCGAATTAAT GTGGCTAGCAATTCATCCCAAAGTGTAGAGCTAATGCTGCAAGAGAGCTGCACCGATGATTCGGGTAGCCTGGTGGTCTACACCACCGTGGACGTGGACGCAATCCAGCTAGCCATGAACGGAGAGGACCCATCGTGCATCCCTCTTCTTCCCTTAGGCTTTGTCATAACACCAGTGAATGGACAAACCAGTATTAACAACTCTGACACCAACATCTCCGGTAATGAAGCTAACTCAGCCCAATCTTCTGAGAAAAGACAGAACTTGTCGTCAATTCAAGAATATTCAGGAGGCTGCCTACTCACCGTTGGATTACAAGTCCTCACCAGCACAATCCCAAGTGCAAAGCTCAATCTTTCTAGCGTCACTGCTATTAACCATCATTTATGCAATACCGTACAACAAATCAATGCTGCACTCGTTGCTTTTTACCCCGATCCAGAGGTAACTGCtccatcaccaccaccaccacaacCAGAGTCCAAGCAAGCGGACGAAAACTCAAATTCCTAA